One Natrinema marinum genomic window carries:
- the mdh gene encoding malate dehydrogenase, translated as MTKVSVVGAAGTVGAAAGYNIALRDIADELVFVDIPDKEDDTIGQAADANHGAAYDSNTTIRQGGYEDTAGSDVVVITAGIPRQPGQTRIDLAGDNAPIMEDIGSSLAEHNDDFITVTTSNPVDLLNRHLYETGDRAREKVIGFGGRLDSARFRYVISQRFDAPVRNVEATILGEHGDAQVPVFSKVRVNGRDPAFDEDEKEDLLEELQTSAMNVIEKKGATQWGPATGVGHMVEAILRDTGEVLPGSVKLEGEFGHEDTAFGVPVKLGADGVEEVVEWDLTEYERNQLGEAAEKLSEQYDKIN; from the coding sequence ATGACGAAAGTTAGCGTGGTCGGCGCGGCCGGCACCGTCGGGGCCGCCGCAGGCTACAACATCGCGCTTCGGGACATCGCGGACGAACTCGTCTTCGTCGACATTCCGGACAAGGAAGACGACACGATCGGACAGGCGGCCGACGCCAACCACGGCGCGGCCTACGACTCGAACACGACGATCCGGCAGGGCGGCTACGAGGACACCGCCGGCTCGGACGTCGTCGTCATCACGGCAGGGATTCCGCGCCAGCCGGGCCAGACCCGGATCGATCTGGCGGGCGACAACGCGCCGATCATGGAGGACATCGGCTCCTCGCTGGCCGAGCACAACGACGACTTCATCACCGTCACCACGTCGAACCCGGTCGACCTCCTGAACCGGCACCTCTACGAGACCGGCGACCGCGCCCGCGAGAAGGTAATCGGCTTCGGCGGCCGGCTCGACTCCGCCCGCTTTCGCTACGTGATCTCCCAGCGCTTCGACGCCCCCGTCCGGAACGTCGAGGCGACCATCCTCGGCGAGCACGGCGACGCCCAGGTCCCCGTCTTCTCCAAGGTGCGGGTCAACGGACGGGACCCCGCGTTCGACGAGGACGAGAAAGAAGACCTCCTCGAGGAACTCCAGACTTCGGCGATGAACGTCATCGAGAAGAAGGGCGCGACCCAGTGGGGCCCAGCGACCGGCGTCGGCCACATGGTCGAAGCCATCCTGCGCGATACCGGCGAGGTGCTGCCAGGCAGCGTCAAGCTCGAGGGCGAGTTCGGCCACGAGGACACCGCCTTCGGCGTCCCGGTCAAGCTGGGCGCCGACGGCGTCGAGGAGGTCGTCGAGTGGGACCTCACGGAGTACGAGCGCAACCAGCTCGGCGAGGCCGCCGAGAAGCTCTCGGAACAGTACGACAAGATCAACTAA
- a CDS encoding ferredoxin: MKVEYDEDTCIGMFQCVAEWDAFEKDKSKGKAVLEGSEETADGVFVREVPEDAELDAKFAARTCPVDAIRIYDDDGEQLIP, from the coding sequence ATGAAGGTCGAGTACGACGAGGACACCTGTATCGGGATGTTCCAGTGCGTCGCCGAGTGGGACGCCTTCGAGAAGGACAAATCGAAAGGGAAGGCCGTCCTCGAGGGGAGCGAGGAGACAGCGGACGGGGTTTTCGTCCGCGAGGTGCCCGAAGACGCCGAACTCGACGCGAAGTTCGCCGCCCGAACCTGTCCCGTCGACGCGATTCGGATCTACGATGACGACGGCGAGCAGCTGATCCCCTGA
- a CDS encoding class I SAM-dependent methyltransferase translates to MEENGPKSAGLRPADPLGRAMLAHHRDTPGRLTYRDGADVQDGSVAEFYFSSAESWDRETIDLLERLTDHEPVLDVGCGAGKHLLWWANRGVEAVGVDVSPNAVRTARERGLEGVFVGDMFDLPVATGAFGAVHAVGTQIGLGRSLAGIRALLAEFARVTDIDGVAVVDNYDPTRLDADFFGYRSDPREGIAHRCFHLEFKHETADGEQRREIGRTLQFLLCSPARLREATIGTPWGVRDVLRDDANRTDEEAAHYSTVLEKTN, encoded by the coding sequence ATGGAAGAGAACGGTCCCAAATCTGCCGGATTGCGACCGGCGGACCCACTGGGACGAGCGATGCTCGCCCACCACCGCGACACGCCGGGCCGGCTGACCTATCGTGACGGCGCGGACGTACAGGACGGTTCCGTCGCCGAGTTCTACTTCTCGAGTGCGGAGTCGTGGGATCGGGAAACGATCGACCTCCTCGAGCGATTGACCGACCACGAACCGGTACTCGACGTCGGCTGTGGCGCGGGAAAGCACCTCCTGTGGTGGGCCAACCGCGGCGTCGAAGCAGTCGGCGTCGACGTGAGTCCGAACGCCGTGCGCACGGCCCGCGAACGCGGACTCGAGGGCGTCTTCGTCGGCGACATGTTCGACCTGCCGGTCGCGACGGGCGCGTTCGGAGCGGTTCACGCCGTCGGGACGCAGATCGGGCTCGGCCGGTCGCTGGCCGGCATCCGCGCTCTGCTCGCCGAGTTCGCTCGCGTCACCGACATCGACGGGGTCGCCGTCGTCGACAACTACGACCCGACGCGGCTGGACGCGGACTTCTTCGGCTACCGCTCGGACCCCCGCGAGGGGATCGCCCATCGGTGTTTCCACCTCGAGTTCAAGCACGAGACCGCCGACGGCGAGCAGCGGCGGGAGATCGGGCGGACGCTGCAGTTCCTGCTGTGCTCGCCCGCCCGACTCCGGGAGGCGACGATCGGAACGCCGTGGGGCGTTCGCGACGTGCTTCGAGACGACGCAAACCGAACGGACGAGGAGGCGGCTCACTACAGCACGGTGCTCGAGAAGACCAACTGA
- a CDS encoding inorganic phosphate transporter — protein MVALSFAVLVGTAILTCLFMAWVLGANSNSPPFAPAIGANAISTMRAAFVIGLLAAAGALMQGGSISETIGADLINGVTITPLAATAGLLTAATFMAVGIYTRYPIPAAFATTGAMIGVGLSLGGDPAMATYRRLGIFWALVPIMSGGLAYATATILRRDDVPETVGVPLLAGIVGAIVANVRLGVIPDPTAAQGTLAGFVARQFGGGPTLAAGIDLGTVLVTIAVGALAFVWVRARVRVSVEDGIRSFLLVLGGIVAFSSGGSQVGLATGPLENLFRAELGLPGIVLLAIGAAGILAGAWMGAPRLLQATSREYAQLGVRRSIAALVPGFIIAQIAIALGIPISLNNIVLSGVIGGGLAGGSAGVSRRKIGVTIAFWLLTLGSSVVVGYGLYQAFAMVIG, from the coding sequence ATGGTCGCACTATCTTTCGCCGTCCTCGTCGGGACCGCGATTCTCACCTGTCTGTTCATGGCGTGGGTACTCGGGGCGAACAGCAACTCGCCACCCTTCGCGCCCGCGATCGGCGCGAACGCGATCTCGACGATGCGAGCGGCGTTCGTCATCGGACTGCTCGCCGCCGCGGGGGCGCTGATGCAAGGCGGGAGCATCTCCGAAACCATCGGAGCGGACCTGATCAACGGCGTCACGATCACGCCGCTTGCAGCCACCGCGGGCCTGCTGACGGCGGCGACGTTCATGGCGGTCGGGATCTACACGCGGTATCCGATTCCAGCGGCGTTCGCGACGACGGGCGCGATGATCGGTGTCGGGCTCTCGCTGGGCGGCGACCCGGCGATGGCCACCTACCGGCGGCTCGGGATCTTCTGGGCGCTGGTGCCGATCATGTCCGGCGGGCTGGCGTACGCGACGGCGACGATCCTGCGGCGCGACGACGTTCCCGAAACGGTCGGGGTCCCGCTGCTGGCCGGCATCGTCGGCGCGATCGTCGCCAACGTTCGGCTGGGCGTCATCCCCGATCCGACGGCCGCACAGGGCACCCTCGCCGGCTTCGTCGCCCGACAGTTCGGCGGCGGTCCGACGCTCGCCGCGGGCATCGATCTCGGAACCGTCCTCGTGACGATCGCGGTCGGTGCCCTCGCGTTCGTGTGGGTTCGCGCTCGCGTTCGTGTCTCCGTCGAGGACGGCATCCGCTCGTTCCTGCTGGTCCTCGGCGGCATCGTCGCCTTCTCGTCGGGCGGCTCCCAGGTCGGGCTCGCGACCGGCCCCCTCGAGAACCTCTTTCGCGCCGAACTCGGTCTGCCGGGGATCGTCCTGCTCGCGATCGGTGCGGCCGGCATCCTCGCCGGCGCGTGGATGGGCGCGCCGCGATTGCTGCAGGCGACTTCGCGAGAGTACGCCCAACTCGGCGTCCGGCGCTCGATCGCGGCGCTGGTGCCGGGCTTTATCATCGCCCAGATCGCGATCGCGCTCGGCATCCCCATCTCGCTGAACAACATCGTCCTCTCGGGCGTGATCGGCGGCGGACTCGCCGGCGGCTCCGCGGGCGTCTCGCGGCGCAAGATCGGCGTCACGATCGCCTTCTGGCTACTGACGCTCGGGAGTTCCGTCGTCGTCGGCTACGGGCTCTACCAGGCGTTCGCGATGGTCATCGGGTGA